A window of the Leishmania infantum JPCM5 genome chromosome 18 genome harbors these coding sequences:
- a CDS encoding putative cholinephosphate cytidylyltransferase A, translating into MSHLLEHSFLFTTEERQLIYHANSDVNTRPVSFVTRIFYPIWIRISTHLLSDLVAPNAITLAGLLSSMQAYQLINTYYHFGDQQHGPHAVLCDVKSSLQAFGLRGAGQVPLAAEKTVVGEMASAYKAGPGAAAKTAKAMGAAAAAAATSAASGQILKPPETDYVDFFHTDRTVQTATVLAILLLVISITCGSLDGVHARRCRSATSLGDIFSRICSSMARVFMALTLLEVFQIEDVCTKWYFLLALQLIELNTVLGRINASNLKKDRVKNVAYVATYCFRESELSFLMVLLLIARWFYPTACRDILGVILAKAQVGYNTLVVATFVSIALLKMKKLYKGIILLCLAARVLPLFYLLPLSQYSLLSVIGDAMIVGLLSIEVYVSHLAQRRIHAAVFFLCLGSLLNDVLSVAGSIMYLIAMLVDLSYSLNVPLFTPVRNVFIDGVFDLCHAGHKKLMANALKFGNRLIVGVCGDEECASYKRPPIMTTEERINEVRLCKYVSEVIPNSPVTGITAEMIRYYNIHVVVCGEEYNTPTDTYYAVPRRMGILRTVPRTPGISTSVLISRIRAASDSSIKAKDRKSDVPTVKDGA; encoded by the coding sequence ATGTCGCATCTGCTTGAGCACAGCTTCCTCTTTACCACAGAGGAGCGACAACTCATCTACCATGCCAACAGCGACGTCAACACCCGCCCCGTGAGCTTCGTCACTCGCATTTTTTACCCGATCTGGATTCGTATCAGCACGCATCTGCTCAGCGATCTCGTGGCGCCGAACGCCATCACATTGGCAGGGCTTCTTAGCAGCATGCAGGCGTACCAGCTCATTAACACGTACTACCATTTTGGCGATCAGCAGCACGGCCCGCACGCGGTGCTGTGCGACGTGAAGTCGTCGTTGCAGGCGTTTGGACTCCGTGGCGCCGGCCAGGTACCCCTCGCAGCTGAGAAGACTGTCGTGGGAGAGATGGCCTCTGCCTACAAAGCCGGgccaggcgctgcggccAAGACGGCCAAGGCCAtgggtgccgccgctgccgccgctgccacaaGTGCTGCGAGCGGTCAAATCTTAAAGCCTCCAGAGACCGACTATGTGGACTTTTTCCATACTGACCGCACGGTGCAGACGGCCACGGTTCTGGCAATTCTTCTCCTGGTCATCTCTATCACGTGCGGCTCTTTGGacggcgtgcacgcgcggcgctgtcgcagcgccaccagccTGGGCGACATCTTCTCCCGCATCTGCTCCTCCATGGCGCGCGTCTTTATGGCGCTaacgctgctggaggtgtTTCAAATCGAGGACGTGTGCACGAAGTGGTACTTCCTGCTCGCCCTGCAGCTGATTGAGCTGAATACGGTGCTTGGCCGCATCAACGCGTCGAACTTGAAGAAGGACCGCGTGAAGAATGTGGCGTACGTTGCGACGTACTGCTTCCGTGAATCGGAGTTGTCGTTCCTCATGGTGTTGCTCCTCATCGCCCGTTGGTTCTACCCTACCGCGTGCCGCGACATCCTCGGCGTCATCTTGGCGAAGGCGCAGGTGGGCTACAACaccctcgtcgtcgccacctTTGTGAGCATTGCGCTTCTCAAGATGAAGAAGCTGTACAAGGGGATTATTTTgctctgcctcgccgcccgtgtgctgccgctcttctACCTCTTGCCGCTAAGCCAGTACAGCTTGCTGAGCGTCATTGGCGATGCCATGATTGTAGGACTGCTGTCCATCGAGGTGTACGTCAGCCACCTCGCCCAGCGCCGCATCCACGCCGCAgtttttttcctttgcctCGGCTCGCTGCTGAACGACGTGCTCTCTGTGGCCGGGTCTATAATGTACTTGATTGCCATGCTGGTGGACTTGTCGTACTCGCTGAACGTACCGCTTTTCACGCCTGTGCGTAACGTGTTCATCGACGGTGTCTTCGACCTCTGCCACGCCGGACACAAGAAGCTGATGGCTAATGCTCTCAAGTTCGGCAACCGTCTCATCGTTGGCGTctgcggcgacgaggagtgCGCCTCATACAAACGTCCGCCGATCATGACCACCGAAGAGCGTATCAATGAGGTGCGCCTGTGCAAGTACGTCTCAGAAGTGATTCCCAACTCACCAGTGACGGGCATCACGGCGGAGATGATCCGGTACTACAATATACACGTAGTTGTCTGTGGCGAGGAGTACAACACTCCGACAGACACGTACTACGCGGTACCGCGCCGCATGGGCATCCTGCGCACAGTGCCAAGAACTCCCGGCATCTCCACCAGCGTTCTCATCTCGCGCATCCGTGCCGCCAGTGACAGCTCTATAAAGGCAAAGGACAGGAAGAGTGACGTGCCAACGGTGAAGGACGGGGCATAA